In Oreochromis aureus strain Israel breed Guangdong linkage group 6, ZZ_aureus, whole genome shotgun sequence, the genomic window ACAGATTGTATTAATCACAGGAAATGCAAGTCCTCCACAGTTTTGGAAACACAACAGTTTGCAGCATTCTCAAGAAATATGAGGTCATCTTGCAACTTGACAAAGACACCACTGTGACAGAATGGATGCTATTAAAGCAGGCAGGAAAACACCAGGGAGCTTCTTCTGTGTATGACTTGGTCGAAATAGTAAATACAAGTAACCCAGGTGCTTACTTCCACATCAACAAGGTGATTAAGCTGTCTCAAAAACACAGATTGTATTAATCAAAATATTCatgaacacagacacaaatgCACAGGATACTACACTGACTAATCTTTGCCCACTGGACTAACCAGTGTTAGTGTTAATGAAGTGGTATTTCAGATCTGGTTAACGTTGTAAGAACAAGGTTTTTGCACCAGAATGTTAATTTATGCAAATACAGGTAGCCATAGACATGAAGCTGAAACAGTGGTTGAAACAATGAGAGTGCAATTTCATGTACATGCTTAATAAGATGAAGACATTtcttttcattactctttgagATGAACTCGGATTTGTTCCTGATAAGTTTAAACCAAACCAACGTGATCCGGGCTTGTCTTCGCTGGATTCACAGGGGGCACGGGAGACACAAGGTGATGCACTGTTTGCACAGCGATCTGTATTTTTGCATGTTTAAGGATTAGGCATGTGTTCTCTACAAGTGCCATCATCTGTTGCGTCATACATAATATCTGGCAAAGGAATAATGTAAATGGCAGAGTTATTAGCATAGTCATTTTGGTCCTCTGTGGGTGAATTTTCTGAATGTGCAGGAAGTTTGGTGAAATATATGTTATCGTCAGTATCAATGGTTACGCTACATTTGTTTGTTGTGGGTTCGGATGTTGGTGGCTCCGGTCTTTTTTGGAGAGTAAAGACACAAGAGCTCTTCTTACTACACTTTGTCTTCTTATCAGCATCATTGAAGCCACAGCTGACCTGTTGacaagtgttaaaaaaaaca contains:
- the LOC120440649 gene encoding uncharacterized protein LOC120440649, with translation MNLSSTTLSYTVVETETAVILNVFSTWTYQNIHTTHLVIEGGTLKPTHLSKGTIIYATVGGASLIAVLLLAVWFGKSKQTSKEELQVYCNISHLRKDKKREVSCGFNDADKKTKCSKKSSCVFTLQKRPEPPTSEPTTNKCSVTIDTDDNIYFTKLPAHSENSPTEDQNDYANNSAIYIIPLPDIMYDATDDGTCREHMPNP